A window from Candidatus Nitrospira neomarina encodes these proteins:
- a CDS encoding STAS domain-containing protein: MKCTISTPGQQVVLTLTVDLSINTPNLSRTDMLLERVVSSPISLLILDLRSLSCVNSIGTWTIFQIVFKAREQGKGVFLYNMQPSIQPYLKEAGILELSTSIESQEELGNVLEGNFRLPRLCANGEKLKTPLNERQVSSAGIASV, encoded by the coding sequence ATGAAATGCACTATTAGCACCCCTGGCCAACAAGTGGTCCTGACACTCACCGTGGATCTCAGTATTAATACCCCTAATTTGAGTCGAACCGACATGTTATTGGAGCGTGTGGTCTCGTCGCCGATTTCCTTACTCATTTTAGATTTACGGTCCTTGTCATGTGTGAATTCTATCGGGACCTGGACCATCTTCCAGATTGTGTTTAAAGCCAGGGAACAGGGGAAAGGTGTATTTTTGTATAACATGCAACCTTCCATTCAACCCTATTTGAAAGAGGCAGGAATATTGGAATTGTCCACCTCAATTGAATCCCAGGAGGAGCTCGGAAATGTGTTAGAAGGGAATTTCCGGCTTCCGAGGTTATGTGCAAATGGGGAAAAGTTGAAGACCCCATTAAACGAAAGGCAGGTATCATCTGCCGGAATAGCATCGGTGTAG
- a CDS encoding BON domain-containing protein, with amino-acid sequence MLVYTVIIALIFGLSAGPGMAAEDVENTAEVTGKEVQKVQDIEIAVAIKNRLSRVDRQSFSSIEVSVKDGIATLTGTADSLWIQQRATEISQAIRGVGGVIDRISVGPVVTNDDTGLQRQLEYLFLQDPVVERDDIHVDVVEGVVTLTGQVHSRQEQHTALNLAKMVKGIREVRDLLKVESVPDRPDSILKEEITHRLAFDVWVVNPSLLHVQVEKGRAILTGQVESVYEKSRIAELAWVEGVQDVDVSGITINWVSPDPMMRTQRPAFTDREVATAIQKVLAYDRRVAPFGISVTVKNGTVTLKGSVPFLSIRREAEHNANNTVGVQSVNNLIIVQSKATPKDADIQARLFAAFSRDPVLKPFSLGGSVKKGAVLLTGTVDSIYERNHAENVASRIRGVTSLTNHISFSNSEIEKTDWEIQLDFENQVWWSPFLSSQDIVATVEDGKATLSGSVQHMHHRLMAEQQAFEAGASIVINRLRVGKSLASSDLFSQDIHSRR; translated from the coding sequence TTGCTGGTTTACACTGTTATCATTGCTCTGATTTTTGGCCTTTCGGCCGGTCCTGGAATGGCCGCAGAGGACGTGGAAAATACTGCCGAGGTTACTGGAAAAGAGGTTCAAAAGGTACAGGATATCGAGATAGCCGTGGCCATTAAAAACCGGTTGTCCAGGGTCGATCGCCAATCGTTTTCCTCAATTGAAGTGTCAGTGAAGGATGGCATTGCCACCTTGACCGGGACAGCCGACAGTCTTTGGATTCAGCAGCGTGCCACGGAAATTTCTCAGGCTATTCGTGGCGTTGGAGGGGTCATCGATCGCATCTCAGTGGGACCGGTCGTGACAAACGACGATACCGGCCTACAGCGACAACTTGAATACCTCTTCCTCCAAGATCCGGTGGTGGAGCGCGACGACATTCATGTTGATGTGGTCGAAGGAGTCGTCACCTTGACGGGTCAGGTGCACTCCCGGCAAGAACAACACACTGCGCTCAATTTAGCCAAAATGGTCAAAGGCATTCGCGAGGTTCGGGACCTTTTGAAGGTGGAGAGCGTTCCAGATAGGCCGGATTCAATCCTGAAGGAGGAAATCACCCATCGTCTGGCATTTGATGTCTGGGTGGTCAACCCATCCCTCTTACATGTCCAGGTGGAAAAGGGTCGCGCGATTCTGACTGGACAGGTGGAAAGCGTATACGAAAAAAGTCGGATTGCCGAATTGGCATGGGTCGAAGGTGTGCAGGACGTGGATGTGAGCGGTATCACCATTAATTGGGTGTCGCCGGATCCGATGATGCGGACTCAGCGTCCCGCGTTTACGGACCGGGAAGTTGCCACTGCCATTCAAAAAGTGCTGGCGTATGACCGCCGAGTCGCGCCATTCGGGATCAGTGTGACGGTAAAAAATGGGACGGTGACCTTGAAAGGAAGTGTACCCTTTCTCTCCATTAGACGTGAGGCTGAGCACAACGCCAATAACACGGTCGGGGTCCAATCCGTCAACAATCTTATCATCGTCCAGTCCAAAGCGACTCCAAAGGATGCCGATATCCAGGCCCGGTTGTTCGCCGCGTTTTCACGAGATCCTGTCTTGAAGCCCTTCTCCCTCGGGGGATCGGTCAAAAAAGGAGCTGTCCTGCTAACGGGGACGGTCGATTCGATTTATGAACGAAACCATGCCGAAAACGTGGCATCCCGGATCCGAGGCGTGACAAGCCTGACCAATCACATCAGCTTTTCAAATTCCGAAATCGAAAAAACGGACTGGGAAATCCAACTGGATTTCGAAAACCAGGTGTGGTGGAGCCCCTTCTTATCGAGCCAGGATATTGTGGCGACGGTGGAAGATGGCAAGGCGACCTTGTCCGGATCAGTTCAGCATATGCACCACCGGCTCATGGCCGAACAGCAGGCGTTTGAGGCAGGAGCCTCGATCGTCATCAACCGCTTGCGAGTGGGAAAATCTCTCGCTTCTTCTGATTTGTTCAGTCAAGACATTCATTCCCGACGTTGA
- a CDS encoding response regulator: MLSSNQMAEHIRNKNWLETPLGDMAGWPAQLKTSVQIILDSRYPMFVWWGRHLINIYNDAYIPILGNRHPQALGACASEIWSDVWEVVGPQADIVFQEGRSTWNEDLLLFMRRHGFLEETFFTFSYSPIKNEQEDILGLFCACTEETSQVLKGRRLHALRRLSAVTEEADSVGEVCRLSAEILTDNSFDIPFSLIYLWDKDVRSLCLAAQSGFQSDSLLTPLRLEMDGDMFHPQPWWPLSLSHRRDETVFTINRQLNLPGGPWPEPPHQGIVLPVESWETQKQSGYLIVGISPRLAIDDQYREFLNLLAKGISGAINRAQVRTEERKRIEALAELNRAKTDFFSNVSHEFRTPLTLILGSLEEAMQTTTFTTAPGVEVAHRNAVRMLKLVNTLLDFSSLEAGRMQAVFEPVDLCELTIDLASSFESAMKNAGLEFVVSCSMLSQPVYVDRTCWEKIMLNLLSNALKFTLQGRVSMEVSPHGESVDVRIEDSGVGMSRETLSHVFDRFFRAKEAQGRTFEGTGIGLALVKELVEMHGGRIHVESEPGRGSVFTVTVPFGFHHLPPEQVCHTSTQPKDERVAKSFILETQQWAGATDHEPAGQKNLQDEEALPQEMDHSRPTILLVEDNRDMRNYLTRLLCADYEVVSVCDGQEALERIHTVRPHLILSDIMMPRIDGHELLTRLRSNQDFQSTPFIFLSARAGQEAEIDGLLTGADDYLVKPFSGRELLARVKKILQLAAMRRTAIEYQSRFQYLAHHPEIMTWITDADGNCVFLSQTWYDLTGQTEATGLGEGWLSAIHPQDRLSTEQAFYEANRKRQSVRLEYRLRSAKGEYHSVLDSASPRFESDGRYLGYVGLVLDLSYQKDIEEQHLESEERFRTLANTISQFAWMADSTGWGYWYNARWYEYTGTTFKDMEGWGWRKVHHPDHVDRVVEKIRRCFQSGHIWEDTFPLKGKDGEYRWFLSRAVPIRNQHGEVVRWIGTNTDITELKTTQEQLQHLTIKLESQIAKRTEELRHNQSRLQALVGELILTEQRERRRIAEELHDFLAQLLVACRLHVNRLEQMSHEGHMLPVLQEIDRILNQSVAYTRSLVAQLVPSVLYQFGLLKALQWLAEDMKQYGLTVEVKMERDHLTLTENEAVLLFQSIRELMMNVVKHAGADTVYLAVSLSSPDEVCIDISDRGVGFDPNLIEKHSHTANQFGLFSIRERMSLLGGRMVIDSSPGSGTRIRLYVALSEHDQSHVTVPFSDGAPSIAQGAGQGSSPEMSSGYRVLLVDDHAVVRQGLRSLLDAWPDVEVVGEAGDGIEAIRLTESLQPDVVVMDINMPHMNGIDATRQIRQNNPNIQVIGLSVRQDKETEQAMREAGAAGYLSKETAGQDLYRMIARIARLHQNFS; the protein is encoded by the coding sequence ATGTTGTCTTCCAACCAGATGGCAGAACATATTCGAAATAAAAATTGGCTGGAAACCCCGCTGGGGGACATGGCCGGATGGCCCGCTCAGCTCAAAACCTCCGTCCAAATTATCCTGGATTCGAGATATCCCATGTTTGTCTGGTGGGGGAGACATCTCATCAATATTTATAACGATGCCTATATTCCGATATTGGGGAACCGACATCCGCAGGCGTTGGGTGCTTGTGCATCGGAGATTTGGTCTGATGTCTGGGAGGTGGTTGGTCCCCAGGCCGACATTGTTTTTCAAGAAGGTCGTTCCACATGGAATGAGGATCTTCTCTTATTTATGCGTAGACATGGATTCTTAGAGGAAACCTTTTTTACATTTTCCTACAGCCCGATTAAGAATGAACAAGAAGATATCCTAGGACTCTTTTGTGCCTGTACCGAAGAAACCAGCCAGGTATTAAAAGGGCGAAGGCTTCATGCGCTCAGACGTTTGTCCGCAGTGACGGAAGAAGCCGATTCTGTGGGAGAGGTGTGTCGGCTTTCGGCGGAAATTCTCACAGACAATTCCTTTGATATTCCGTTCAGCCTCATATATTTGTGGGATAAGGACGTACGCTCTCTGTGTCTGGCCGCACAATCAGGTTTTCAGTCTGATTCACTCCTGACTCCACTTCGACTCGAGATGGATGGAGACATGTTTCATCCTCAGCCATGGTGGCCGCTGTCACTTTCCCACAGGCGGGATGAGACCGTCTTCACTATAAACAGGCAGCTGAATCTTCCCGGAGGGCCGTGGCCGGAGCCGCCCCATCAGGGGATAGTGCTGCCTGTGGAGTCCTGGGAGACACAAAAACAATCCGGCTATCTAATTGTGGGGATCAGTCCGAGGCTGGCCATTGATGACCAGTACCGTGAGTTTTTGAATCTGCTCGCGAAGGGGATCTCGGGAGCCATTAATCGTGCGCAGGTCCGGACCGAAGAGCGGAAACGGATTGAAGCCTTGGCCGAACTGAACCGGGCCAAAACCGATTTTTTCAGTAATGTGAGCCACGAGTTCCGCACACCTCTCACACTGATTCTCGGGTCTCTGGAAGAAGCGATGCAAACCACCACCTTCACCACGGCTCCTGGTGTGGAGGTGGCCCACCGAAATGCGGTGCGGATGCTGAAGCTGGTGAACACGCTATTGGACTTTTCCAGTCTGGAAGCAGGCCGCATGCAGGCCGTGTTTGAACCGGTGGATCTCTGTGAGTTGACCATTGACCTGGCATCGTCGTTTGAATCCGCCATGAAAAATGCCGGTCTGGAATTTGTCGTGTCCTGTTCCATGCTGTCTCAACCGGTCTACGTGGATCGGACCTGCTGGGAAAAGATCATGCTGAATCTGCTTTCCAATGCCTTAAAGTTCACGTTGCAAGGACGGGTGTCCATGGAAGTCAGTCCGCATGGGGAGAGCGTGGATGTCCGGATTGAGGATTCCGGAGTCGGCATGAGCCGGGAGACGCTTTCTCATGTGTTTGACCGGTTCTTTAGGGCCAAGGAAGCCCAGGGACGAACATTTGAAGGAACCGGAATCGGTCTGGCCTTAGTGAAAGAGTTGGTCGAAATGCATGGCGGGAGGATTCATGTAGAGAGTGAACCCGGAAGAGGAAGTGTGTTTACCGTGACGGTGCCGTTCGGATTTCATCACCTTCCGCCGGAGCAGGTGTGCCACACATCGACGCAACCAAAGGACGAACGTGTGGCCAAGTCGTTCATTTTGGAGACCCAGCAGTGGGCCGGAGCCACGGATCATGAACCGGCCGGTCAAAAAAATCTCCAGGATGAAGAAGCTTTACCCCAGGAAATGGATCACTCACGCCCCACCATTTTACTGGTTGAAGACAATCGGGATATGCGGAATTATTTGACGCGTTTACTGTGTGCCGACTATGAGGTGGTGTCTGTCTGTGACGGGCAGGAAGCCTTGGAGCGGATTCACACGGTCCGCCCTCACCTTATTCTGAGTGATATCATGATGCCCCGCATTGATGGACATGAATTGCTGACACGTCTTCGGTCCAATCAGGATTTTCAATCGACCCCGTTTATCTTCCTATCGGCCAGGGCCGGTCAGGAGGCCGAAATAGATGGACTTCTGACCGGTGCGGATGACTATCTCGTCAAGCCGTTTTCGGGGAGAGAGCTTCTGGCAAGGGTAAAAAAAATACTTCAATTGGCCGCGATGCGTCGTACCGCGATCGAATATCAATCACGTTTCCAGTATCTCGCCCACCACCCCGAGATCATGACCTGGATTACGGACGCAGACGGGAACTGTGTCTTCCTCAGTCAAACCTGGTATGACTTGACCGGGCAGACAGAGGCAACCGGGCTCGGTGAGGGTTGGTTGTCTGCCATTCATCCTCAGGATCGTCTATCTACCGAACAGGCGTTTTACGAAGCGAACAGAAAAAGACAGTCCGTTCGACTGGAATATCGCCTTCGGAGTGCGAAGGGTGAGTATCACTCTGTTCTGGATTCCGCCTCGCCCCGCTTTGAATCGGACGGCCGATATTTGGGGTATGTCGGTTTGGTGCTGGACCTTTCCTATCAGAAAGATATCGAGGAACAACACCTGGAAAGTGAAGAGCGATTTCGTACTCTTGCCAATACGATTTCCCAATTTGCCTGGATGGCTGATTCCACGGGATGGGGATATTGGTACAACGCACGCTGGTACGAGTATACCGGGACCACGTTCAAGGATATGGAAGGGTGGGGCTGGAGGAAAGTCCATCACCCCGATCATGTCGACCGGGTGGTTGAAAAAATCCGCCGCTGTTTTCAATCCGGGCACATATGGGAGGACACCTTTCCTCTCAAGGGCAAGGACGGTGAATACCGATGGTTTCTCTCAAGAGCCGTGCCCATTCGGAATCAGCATGGGGAGGTCGTGCGATGGATCGGCACCAATACGGACATTACCGAATTAAAAACTACACAGGAGCAACTCCAACACCTGACGATCAAATTAGAAAGCCAAATTGCCAAACGCACGGAAGAGCTGCGGCATAATCAATCCCGTTTGCAGGCACTCGTGGGTGAACTGATTCTGACGGAACAGCGCGAACGACGGAGGATTGCCGAGGAACTTCATGATTTTCTGGCGCAACTCCTCGTCGCCTGCCGGTTGCACGTCAACAGACTTGAGCAGATGAGTCACGAGGGTCACATGCTTCCGGTTCTTCAAGAAATTGATCGCATTCTCAACCAATCGGTGGCGTATACACGCTCGCTGGTGGCTCAATTGGTCCCGTCAGTGTTGTATCAATTCGGGTTACTCAAGGCTTTGCAGTGGTTGGCAGAGGATATGAAACAATATGGACTGACCGTGGAAGTCAAAATGGAGCGCGACCATCTGACGCTCACCGAGAATGAGGCGGTGCTTTTGTTTCAATCCATTCGTGAACTTATGATGAACGTGGTGAAACATGCCGGCGCGGACACCGTCTATCTGGCCGTCAGCCTTTCCTCACCGGATGAGGTCTGTATCGACATTTCGGATCGGGGCGTTGGCTTCGATCCCAACCTCATCGAAAAACATAGCCATACGGCCAATCAATTCGGATTGTTCAGTATTCGAGAACGCATGTCTTTATTAGGTGGACGGATGGTCATAGACTCGAGTCCCGGTTCCGGAACACGCATCCGCTTGTATGTGGCCCTCTCTGAGCATGACCAATCACATGTGACCGTACCTTTTTCAGATGGTGCACCTTCGATAGCCCAGGGAGCCGGTCAAGGCTCAAGTCCGGAAATGTCCTCGGGTTATCGAGTCCTTTTGGTCGATGACCATGCCGTGGTTCGACAGGGATTGCGAAGTTTGCTGGATGCCTGGCCCGACGTCGAGGTTGTCGGAGAAGCGGGGGATGGGATCGAAGCCATCCGTCTGACAGAATCTCTGCAACCGGATGTGGTGGTCATGGATATTAATATGCCACATATGAACGGTATTGACGCCACCAGGCAGATTCGTCAGAACAACCCCAATATTCAGGTGATCGGATTATCGGTTCGTCAGGATAAGGAAACGGAGCAAGCCATGCGTGAAGCCGGTGCGGCCGGCTATTTGTCCAAGGAAACTGCCGGACAAGACCTGTATCGCATGATTGCCCGTATAGCCCGGCTGCATCAAAACTTCAGTTAA
- a CDS encoding response regulator, with translation MMGILLVIDPDPDSQESWVRLGESCGVEIMVAGNLSDGISLSTQQSVDLIVVDLFLPQKSGFSLIAEITSKEHHPPIIATFSADQAPKFNVKRFAHLLGASYTFEKPLNPTLFLQACRELVTHFPPHAG, from the coding sequence ATGATGGGTATTCTTCTCGTTATTGACCCCGATCCTGATTCCCAAGAGTCCTGGGTGCGTCTCGGGGAATCGTGCGGAGTCGAGATAATGGTTGCAGGAAATCTTTCTGATGGAATCAGTCTCTCGACACAACAGTCTGTGGATCTCATCGTTGTCGACTTGTTTCTCCCTCAAAAAAGCGGGTTTTCGTTAATAGCGGAAATCACGTCGAAAGAACACCATCCTCCAATCATTGCGACTTTCTCAGCCGATCAAGCGCCAAAGTTTAATGTTAAACGGTTTGCTCATTTGCTGGGAGCGTCCTATACCTTCGAAAAACCTCTCAACCCCACATTATTTCTTCAAGCCTGTAGGGAGTTGGTAACGCATTTCCCACCTCACGCGGGGTAA
- a CDS encoding chemotaxis protein CheB, with translation MAADSQSNAFPIAGIGASAGGLEALGGFFSTLPEDSGMAFVVIQHLAPDRESLMPELLTRKTSLPIHVAVDETLVEPNHIYIMPPNTQLSIEGGFLRVDRPSQVHGLRTPIDKFFQSLAEDQGPFAIGVILSGAGSDGAVGLRSVKEHGGLTIAQSAETAQFSGMPTSAILTGLIDHILPVEAIAEVLILYAKYLYELRDGKGLDTLRAEALNHLDVICSHLHRRTGHDFRGYKRNTMGRRVQRRMQILHIASPASYVKRLQEDSDEVDGLFKELLIGVTQFFRDPEAFAFFSGTIVPKIVQSKQNDEAIRVWVPGCSTGEEAYSLAILFHEYLRREHLSIPIQIFGTDIDERALDFARRGRYPESIREDVPPDRLFQFFEQEGSVYRVAKEIRELCIFSFHNLVGNPPFSRMDVISCRNLLIYMEPDLQNQMFAVFHYSLNPEGYLFLGASEQAEDQSRFFHSVNKRFRVFQPKEIMRRTFPNFPIRGPRGRLPTAKPALFPQMQDPFTHTFDQLVREEYGPPAVLIDKDCHVQYVSGRTGTYLQLPSGSLDVNLINMVTPDLRMPLRTGIFKAVKTGKEVVNPNIQLAVNDDLQSVDIIVRPLFHAKQSSDLLMVVFREKGLTRKSSKVPKKYSKGEHRTITDLEQEIHATKEHLQTALEELETSNQDLKFSNQELMSVNEELQSANEELQTSTEELQSINEELETVNAQLSGKVEELDHANSDMENLFRTTDIATLFLNADLGIQKYTPAAQKMFQFLDTDLGRPITQLSSFSEDKTLMGDIREVLRTSRIKERTRRFSHDTRTFFSRLTPYQSSNNEVEGVVLTFVDITQLSNVEDQVLRFSQQQKVMADFAQLALQERDVQRVMDACVTLLSQTLPIEMAKVLELLPGGESLLLRAGIGWKEGLVGHAVVGTDLDSQAGYTLICDKPVIVKDLSRESRFSGPSLLIDHQVTSGMSCIIRDQDGNPHGVLGVHTSSSREFGEKEVEFLQAMANILASAIHRKNIENKLQSMTESLEGRVAERTQELLQHQHRLRQLSLDLILTEQRERRRIATELHDYLGQLLVVGKIKVSQLQQADLSNRQAPLVREMEESLDEALQYTRDLIPQISPPILYEFGFMAAIRWLAEKMGRYDLRVTVTSHVDDHLLNLPESDSIILYQVIRELLLNVMKHAQTQEASIVLNLVSPEFFGIEVADRGCGFDLSSTRETHSHYEKFGLLNVQERVESLGGECEVLSTVGAGTRVLIKMPFSFQDAELEAIQLSSPAKAVEIANPGKMEESIRVVLADDHPIFREGLSTMLNACPDIQVVGEAQNGEQAVELVRSLHPDVVVMDINMPVMNGIEATRLIKASHPSVYVIGLSMHGDQIVTKNFAEAGGDEYVSKGDSFGSFAEFIRSSQKNR, from the coding sequence GTGGCGGCTGATTCGCAGTCCAATGCCTTTCCCATTGCCGGGATCGGCGCTTCGGCTGGAGGGCTCGAGGCATTGGGCGGGTTCTTTTCCACGCTTCCTGAGGATAGCGGAATGGCTTTTGTGGTGATTCAGCACCTGGCTCCCGATCGCGAAAGCCTGATGCCGGAATTGCTGACGCGGAAGACCTCGCTGCCGATTCATGTCGCGGTAGATGAAACGTTAGTCGAACCCAATCATATTTATATTATGCCTCCGAACACGCAATTGAGCATTGAGGGTGGATTTTTGCGAGTGGACCGTCCTTCACAAGTGCATGGCCTTCGAACGCCCATCGATAAGTTTTTCCAATCCCTGGCCGAAGATCAGGGTCCATTTGCCATCGGAGTGATTCTGTCCGGCGCAGGGTCCGACGGAGCAGTCGGGCTTCGATCCGTGAAGGAGCATGGCGGGTTAACGATTGCCCAATCAGCCGAAACGGCCCAATTCTCCGGGATGCCGACGAGTGCCATTCTGACCGGATTGATCGATCATATCCTCCCGGTCGAAGCCATCGCGGAAGTGCTGATTCTCTATGCGAAGTATTTATACGAATTACGGGACGGGAAAGGACTGGACACCCTTCGTGCAGAAGCGCTGAACCACTTAGACGTGATCTGTTCGCATCTGCACCGTCGGACCGGACACGATTTCCGTGGCTACAAACGGAATACGATGGGTCGGCGGGTTCAGCGGCGCATGCAGATTCTGCACATTGCCTCTCCCGCGAGTTATGTCAAACGATTACAGGAGGACTCGGATGAAGTCGATGGGTTGTTTAAGGAGCTGTTAATCGGTGTGACGCAATTTTTTAGAGATCCGGAAGCGTTTGCATTTTTCTCCGGCACGATCGTCCCCAAGATCGTGCAATCCAAACAAAACGATGAAGCCATCCGGGTGTGGGTCCCGGGCTGTTCGACGGGAGAAGAAGCGTATTCGCTGGCGATTCTCTTTCATGAATACCTCCGTCGGGAACATCTTAGCATTCCTATTCAAATCTTCGGGACGGATATTGATGAACGGGCATTGGATTTTGCCCGCCGTGGACGATATCCGGAGAGCATTCGGGAGGATGTGCCGCCCGATCGACTGTTCCAGTTCTTTGAACAGGAGGGTTCCGTTTATCGGGTCGCCAAGGAAATACGCGAATTATGTATCTTTTCCTTTCATAATCTCGTCGGCAATCCCCCGTTTTCCCGCATGGATGTGATTTCCTGCCGGAACCTGTTGATCTACATGGAACCCGATCTTCAGAATCAGATGTTTGCCGTGTTTCATTATTCCCTCAACCCTGAGGGCTATCTGTTTCTCGGCGCGTCGGAACAGGCGGAAGACCAATCCCGATTCTTTCACTCCGTGAATAAACGCTTTCGGGTGTTTCAACCCAAAGAGATCATGCGCCGCACATTTCCCAACTTTCCGATACGGGGACCGCGTGGCCGCCTGCCTACTGCGAAACCGGCTCTGTTTCCCCAGATGCAGGACCCCTTCACGCACACCTTCGATCAACTGGTGAGAGAGGAGTACGGTCCTCCCGCGGTGTTGATCGATAAAGATTGCCATGTGCAATATGTCTCCGGCCGGACCGGGACCTACCTGCAGCTTCCCTCAGGTTCGCTCGACGTGAATTTGATCAATATGGTCACGCCGGATTTGCGTATGCCCTTGCGAACCGGAATATTCAAGGCCGTGAAAACCGGCAAGGAAGTGGTCAACCCCAATATTCAATTGGCTGTGAATGATGATCTGCAATCTGTGGATATCATTGTTCGTCCGCTGTTTCATGCCAAGCAATCATCCGATCTGCTGATGGTGGTCTTCCGTGAGAAAGGACTCACCCGGAAATCTTCCAAAGTCCCGAAGAAATACTCCAAAGGCGAGCACCGGACGATCACGGACTTGGAGCAGGAAATTCACGCCACCAAGGAGCATTTGCAAACGGCCCTGGAAGAACTGGAGACCTCCAACCAGGATTTGAAATTTTCCAATCAGGAATTGATGTCGGTCAATGAGGAGCTCCAATCCGCCAATGAAGAACTGCAAACATCCACGGAAGAATTGCAGTCGATCAATGAAGAATTGGAAACGGTCAATGCGCAACTCTCAGGAAAAGTGGAGGAACTGGATCACGCCAATAGCGATATGGAAAATCTTTTTCGGACGACGGACATTGCCACGTTATTTCTAAATGCCGATTTAGGTATTCAGAAATACACGCCTGCTGCCCAAAAGATGTTTCAGTTTTTGGATACCGATCTCGGCCGGCCCATCACTCAATTGTCCTCATTTTCTGAGGATAAAACGTTAATGGGGGATATTCGGGAGGTGCTGCGCACCTCACGGATTAAGGAGCGGACGCGCCGATTTTCTCATGACACCCGGACATTTTTCTCACGATTGACTCCCTACCAAAGCAGCAACAATGAGGTCGAGGGAGTCGTGCTGACCTTTGTGGACATCACGCAGCTTTCCAATGTGGAAGATCAAGTGCTTCGTTTCTCTCAACAACAGAAGGTGATGGCGGACTTCGCCCAGTTGGCGCTTCAGGAAAGAGATGTGCAGAGGGTCATGGACGCATGTGTGACACTCCTGAGTCAGACCTTACCGATCGAAATGGCCAAAGTGCTTGAATTATTGCCGGGAGGAGAGTCTCTCCTTCTTCGCGCCGGAATCGGATGGAAAGAAGGATTGGTCGGCCATGCGGTGGTGGGCACCGATCTCGATTCCCAGGCTGGGTATACGCTGATATGCGACAAGCCCGTGATCGTCAAAGATCTATCCCGGGAAAGCCGGTTTTCCGGTCCCTCCTTACTGATTGATCATCAGGTGACCAGTGGCATGAGTTGCATCATCCGGGATCAGGACGGCAATCCGCACGGAGTGCTCGGTGTGCATACGTCATCGAGTCGGGAGTTTGGGGAGAAGGAGGTAGAGTTCCTACAAGCCATGGCCAATATTCTGGCCTCGGCCATACACCGGAAAAATATCGAAAATAAACTGCAGTCCATGACCGAATCGCTGGAAGGCCGCGTCGCTGAACGGACACAGGAACTCCTTCAGCATCAACACCGACTGCGTCAACTGTCCTTAGACCTTATTCTCACCGAACAACGGGAACGGCGTCGCATTGCCACCGAATTACATGATTATTTGGGCCAGTTGCTGGTTGTGGGGAAGATCAAAGTCAGTCAGTTGCAACAAGCCGATCTTTCGAATCGGCAGGCACCTCTTGTGCGGGAAATGGAAGAATCTCTGGATGAGGCGTTGCAATACACGCGGGATCTCATTCCTCAAATCAGTCCGCCCATCTTGTATGAATTCGGGTTCATGGCAGCCATCCGATGGTTGGCCGAAAAAATGGGCCGGTATGATTTGCGCGTCACGGTGACCTCTCATGTTGATGATCATCTATTAAATCTTCCGGAATCCGACTCAATTATTCTGTATCAGGTCATCAGGGAATTATTGTTGAATGTGATGAAGCATGCCCAAACCCAGGAAGCCTCCATTGTCCTCAATTTAGTCTCACCGGAGTTTTTTGGAATAGAAGTGGCGGATCGCGGATGTGGTTTTGATCTGTCCTCGACCCGTGAAACTCATTCCCACTACGAAAAATTCGGCCTGTTAAATGTGCAAGAACGCGTGGAAAGTCTTGGAGGTGAATGTGAGGTTCTTTCGACTGTCGGTGCGGGCACCCGCGTGCTGATCAAGATGCCTTTTTCCTTTCAAGATGCTGAGTTGGAGGCCATTCAGCTCTCCTCTCCTGCCAAGGCTGTGGAGATTGCGAATCCCGGGAAAATGGAGGAAAGCATTCGGGTCGTGCTTGCGGATGACCATCCCATATTCCGTGAAGGATTGAGCACCATGTTAAATGCCTGCCCCGATATTCAGGTGGTCGGAGAAGCCCAAAACGGCGAACAGGCGGTTGAGCTTGTTCGGTCTCTCCATCCTGATGTGGTGGTGATGGATATCAATATGCCGGTGATGAACGGAATAGAAGCTACCCGCCTCATCAAAGCCAGCCACCCGTCAGTCTATGTTATCGGGTTGTCCATGCATGGGGATCAGATCGTGACCAAGAACTTTGCAGAGGCTGGAGGAGATGAATATGTTTCCAAAGGGGATTCATTCGGTTCCTTCGCCGAATTCATTCGATCCAGTCAAAAAAATCGATGA